A stretch of Myxococcus hansupus DNA encodes these proteins:
- the rph gene encoding rifamycin-inactivating phosphotransferase: protein MDRYVLGLQDIGLTQVASVGGKGAHLGELSRLEGVRVPAGFCVTTDAFLRVMAEAPSLDERIERLSRLKPDDREQLRALSAEIRQTIEATPIPDALAKAITDSLARHGEQAAYAVRSSATAEDLPTASFAGQQDTYLNIVGPAAILQHIRRCWASLFTERAVIYRLRNGFDHRKVRMAVVVQQMLFPRVAGILFTADPVTSNRKVASVEASFGLGEALVSGLVNADVYKVRDGEVIDKTVATKRLAIHASPEGGTHEQAIEPERQQQATLTDAQAVRLAQLGRKLEAHFGCPQDIEWCLVDDGFQIVQSRPITTLFPIPATGDRENHVYVSVGHQQMMTDAMKPLGLSLFQLTALRPMYEAGGRLFVDIAQGLASPASRAVLLDALGKSDPLIKDALETLLGRGEFIQTLPDVGPGKAPAGGAPAPLETNPAIVDELIARSQASIAALKRDIQTKSGSELLDFILTDIQELKRLLFDPRSHQVIMAAFEASWWLNEHLLAWLGEKNAADTLTQSVPHNVTSEMGLALLDVADVIRPHPHVVPFLRDVEDEGFLEELVRLPGGQEARDAIQSYLDKYGMRCVGEIDITKPRWSERPTTLVPLLLGNIKNFDPGAGERRFEQGRQEALKKEQELLERLRTLPDGEQKAQDTQRMIDRVRTFIGYREYPKYGIVNRYFNYKQALLLEAERLVQAQVLRKKEDIFFLTLQEFHTVVRTNQVDESLIRLREDAYRSYQALTPPRVLTSDGEVLTGAYRRDDVPAGALVGLPVSSGTIEGRARVILDMAEADLEAGDILVTAYTDPSWTPLFVSIKGLVTEVGGLMTHGAVIAREYGLPAVVGVEHATRRIQDGQRIRVHGTDGYVEILSQPG, encoded by the coding sequence ATGGACCGCTACGTGTTGGGGCTCCAGGACATCGGGCTGACGCAGGTCGCGAGCGTTGGCGGCAAGGGCGCGCATCTGGGGGAGCTTTCGCGGCTCGAAGGCGTCCGCGTACCGGCTGGCTTTTGCGTGACGACGGACGCCTTCCTGCGGGTCATGGCGGAAGCTCCGTCGCTCGACGAGCGGATTGAACGGCTGTCGCGGCTGAAGCCGGACGACCGGGAGCAGCTCCGCGCGCTCAGCGCTGAAATCCGTCAAACGATTGAAGCGACCCCCATCCCCGACGCACTGGCGAAGGCGATCACCGATTCGCTCGCCCGTCATGGAGAGCAAGCCGCCTACGCCGTCCGCTCGAGCGCGACAGCGGAGGACCTCCCGACGGCCTCCTTCGCGGGCCAGCAGGACACGTACCTGAACATCGTGGGGCCGGCGGCGATCCTCCAGCACATCCGCCGGTGCTGGGCCTCGCTCTTCACCGAGCGGGCCGTCATCTACCGCCTGCGAAACGGCTTCGACCACCGGAAGGTCCGCATGGCGGTGGTCGTGCAGCAGATGCTCTTCCCGCGGGTGGCCGGCATCCTGTTCACGGCCGACCCCGTCACCTCCAACCGGAAGGTCGCCTCCGTGGAGGCCAGCTTCGGCCTTGGCGAGGCGCTCGTCTCAGGCCTGGTGAACGCGGACGTCTACAAGGTGCGGGACGGCGAGGTCATCGACAAGACGGTCGCCACCAAGCGGCTGGCCATCCACGCCTCGCCGGAGGGCGGGACGCACGAACAAGCGATCGAGCCGGAGCGGCAGCAGCAGGCCACGCTGACGGACGCGCAGGCCGTGCGGCTCGCGCAGTTGGGCCGGAAGCTCGAAGCGCACTTCGGCTGCCCCCAGGACATTGAATGGTGCCTGGTCGACGATGGCTTCCAGATCGTCCAAAGCCGGCCCATCACCACGCTGTTCCCCATCCCCGCGACAGGCGATCGGGAGAACCACGTCTACGTCTCCGTGGGTCATCAGCAGATGATGACCGACGCCATGAAGCCGCTGGGGCTCTCCCTGTTCCAACTGACGGCCTTGCGGCCCATGTATGAGGCCGGAGGGAGGCTGTTCGTCGACATCGCCCAGGGCCTGGCTTCGCCAGCAAGCCGCGCGGTCCTCCTCGATGCCTTGGGGAAGTCCGACCCGTTGATCAAGGACGCGCTGGAGACGCTCCTCGGACGCGGGGAGTTCATCCAGACACTGCCGGACGTCGGGCCCGGCAAGGCACCTGCGGGCGGTGCGCCAGCCCCGCTCGAAACGAATCCGGCCATCGTCGACGAGCTGATCGCTCGCAGCCAGGCCTCCATCGCGGCCTTGAAGCGCGACATCCAGACGAAGTCCGGTTCCGAGCTGCTCGACTTCATCCTGACGGACATCCAAGAGCTGAAGCGGCTCTTGTTCGATCCGCGAAGCCATCAAGTCATCATGGCGGCGTTCGAGGCCTCCTGGTGGCTCAACGAACACCTGCTCGCGTGGCTGGGCGAGAAGAACGCAGCCGACACCCTCACACAGTCCGTCCCCCACAACGTCACGTCGGAGATGGGCTTGGCGCTCCTGGACGTCGCGGACGTGATTCGTCCGCATCCACACGTGGTGCCGTTTCTGCGGGACGTCGAGGACGAGGGCTTTCTGGAGGAACTGGTCAGGCTTCCAGGCGGACAGGAGGCGCGCGACGCCATCCAGTCCTACCTCGACAAGTACGGCATGCGCTGCGTCGGGGAGATCGACATCACGAAGCCGCGCTGGAGCGAACGCCCCACCACGCTCGTGCCCCTCCTCCTCGGCAACATCAAGAACTTCGACCCGGGCGCGGGCGAGCGACGCTTCGAGCAAGGACGCCAGGAGGCCCTGAAGAAGGAACAGGAGCTGCTGGAGCGCCTGCGGACGTTGCCGGACGGGGAGCAGAAGGCCCAAGACACCCAGCGGATGATCGACCGGGTCCGGACCTTCATCGGGTATCGGGAGTATCCGAAGTACGGCATCGTCAACCGCTACTTCAACTACAAGCAGGCCTTGTTGCTCGAAGCCGAGCGCCTCGTACAAGCCCAGGTGCTTCGAAAGAAGGAAGACATCTTCTTCCTCACGCTTCAGGAGTTCCACACCGTCGTGCGCACGAACCAGGTGGATGAATCACTCATCCGCCTGCGCGAGGACGCGTACAGGTCATATCAAGCGCTCACCCCGCCCCGGGTGCTCACGTCGGATGGCGAAGTCCTCACCGGGGCGTATCGACGCGACGATGTCCCGGCCGGAGCGCTGGTCGGCCTGCCGGTTTCCTCCGGAACCATCGAAGGGAGGGCCCGCGTCATCCTGGACATGGCGGAGGCCGACCTCGAAGCGGGCGACATCCTGGTCACCGCCTACACGGACCCGAGCTGGACGCCCCTGTTCGTCTCCATCAAGGGACTGGTGACGGAGGTGGGAGGCTTGATGACCCATGGCGCGGTGATTGCCAGGGAGTACGGCTTGCCAGCCGTCGTGGGGGTGGAGCATGCCACCCGGCGGATCCAGGACGGTCAGCGGATTCGCGTGCATGGAACGGACGGGTACGTGGAAATCCTGAGCCAACCTGGCTGA
- a CDS encoding LysR family transcriptional regulator: MDHRAGEMAVFVATADSGSFSAAGRKLGLTPSAVSKLVARIEDRLGTSLLLRSTRALQLTPEGALYLERARRILAEIDDAESLVTTGNVVPRGLLRVNTSVAFGEVHLLPLVPRFLALYPQVELDVSLTDTVIDLMDQRTDVAIRTGPLRDSTLKARKLLESRRVIVASPGYLKAHGLPRRPEDLSQHNCLRFNFRRPTDEWPFRDPASGEAYALPVSGNVHGNSGVMLRQLVLEGVGLARLGGYHVQPDIASGRLVAVLERYSAGDIELIHAVHIGHEHLATRVRTFIDFLVESLKGRAVR; the protein is encoded by the coding sequence GTGGACCACCGCGCGGGTGAGATGGCTGTCTTCGTGGCCACGGCTGACAGTGGGAGCTTCTCGGCGGCGGGGAGGAAGCTGGGGTTGACGCCCTCGGCGGTCAGCAAGCTCGTTGCTCGCATCGAGGACCGGCTGGGCACTTCGCTGCTGCTGCGTTCGACGCGCGCGCTGCAACTGACGCCAGAGGGAGCGCTCTATCTGGAGCGGGCGCGGCGCATCCTCGCGGAGATTGATGACGCGGAGAGCCTGGTGACGACAGGCAACGTGGTGCCACGTGGGCTGTTGCGGGTGAATACGTCGGTGGCGTTTGGCGAAGTCCATCTGTTGCCGCTCGTGCCCCGGTTCCTGGCCTTGTATCCGCAGGTCGAGCTCGACGTTTCGCTGACGGACACGGTGATCGACCTGATGGACCAGCGCACGGATGTCGCCATCCGGACGGGGCCACTGCGGGACTCCACGCTCAAGGCGCGGAAGCTGCTCGAGAGCCGGCGCGTCATCGTGGCGTCGCCCGGCTATCTCAAGGCGCATGGGCTCCCCAGGCGTCCGGAGGACCTGTCCCAACACAACTGCCTGAGGTTCAACTTCCGGCGGCCCACGGACGAGTGGCCCTTCAGGGACCCCGCGAGTGGTGAGGCGTACGCGTTGCCCGTGTCAGGCAACGTCCACGGCAACAGCGGTGTCATGCTGCGCCAGCTCGTCCTGGAAGGCGTGGGCCTGGCGCGGCTTGGCGGCTATCACGTCCAGCCGGACATCGCCTCCGGCAGGTTGGTTGCTGTGCTGGAGCGATACAGCGCGGGAGACATCGAACTCATCCACGCCGTGCACATTGGCCATGAGCACCTGGCGACGCGTGTCCGGACCTTCATCGACTTCCTCGTCGAGTCGCTCAAGGGCCGCGCTGTCCGCTGA
- a CDS encoding SDR family NAD(P)-dependent oxidoreductase — MDLQLDGRTALVTGSTAGIGLAIAARLAAEGAHVVIPGRSREKLDAAVAHIERAHPGTAARVRTVLANPADAAGATLLARELPDVDILVNNLGIYESKAFGDVSDEDWRKFFEVNVLSGARLARQYLPGMMKRNWGRIIFIASDSALVIPPDMIHYGMTKSAQLSISRGLAATTKGTRVTVNAVLPGTTRSEGIGDFFKSVASNPNAPMAEIEAEFFKKERPTSLLQRVIEAEEIAALVAFVASPLSSATNGAALRADGGVVPTIA; from the coding sequence ATGGATCTACAACTCGACGGAAGAACCGCACTGGTGACGGGAAGCACCGCAGGCATCGGCCTGGCCATCGCGGCGCGGCTGGCCGCGGAAGGCGCCCACGTGGTGATTCCCGGGCGCTCACGGGAGAAGCTGGATGCGGCGGTCGCGCACATCGAACGGGCCCATCCCGGTACGGCAGCACGCGTGCGGACGGTCCTGGCGAACCCGGCCGACGCGGCCGGGGCCACCCTCCTCGCTCGCGAGCTTCCCGACGTGGACATCCTCGTCAACAACCTTGGCATCTACGAGTCCAAGGCCTTCGGCGATGTCAGCGACGAGGACTGGCGAAAATTCTTCGAGGTGAACGTCCTGAGCGGCGCCCGGCTGGCGCGTCAGTACCTGCCGGGAATGATGAAGCGGAATTGGGGACGCATCATCTTCATCGCCAGTGACTCCGCGCTCGTCATTCCTCCGGACATGATTCACTACGGCATGACGAAGTCCGCCCAGCTCTCGATTTCCCGAGGGCTCGCCGCGACGACGAAGGGCACCCGCGTCACCGTCAACGCCGTGCTTCCAGGCACGACCCGCTCCGAGGGCATTGGCGACTTCTTCAAGAGCGTGGCATCGAACCCGAACGCCCCCATGGCCGAAATCGAGGCCGAGTTCTTCAAGAAGGAACGCCCGACGTCCCTGCTCCAGCGCGTCATCGAGGCAGAGGAGATCGCGGCGCTCGTGGCCTTCGTCGCAAGCCCTTTGTCATCGGCGACCAACGGCGCCGCGCTGCGCGCCGACGGCGGCGTCGTTCCGACCATCGCATGA
- a CDS encoding NmrA family NAD(P)-binding protein — MHSTQPVLITAATGRQGGATARALLAGGGTAVRVLVRNPEAPNAKALAAAGAEVVVGDLDDPASLRAACAGVRAVFSMQAPIVSATGIDFSKELQQGKNLVEAALAEGVETFVHTATSGVGDHRNVEGWAEGRWKAHETYWENKLATCDLVRTAGFKHWTVILPATFMDHSMLDPAGFVDGRTLLTVVHPERPLALVAPEDIGQAAAAAINDPATFNGVTLQLASDLLTLPQIAEVLSRVDGKAYDVKSGTVEEAVAAGLHPGVAQGMTYLNVAPVLARPELARSYGLSPMSFETWARERRVGTGPKDV, encoded by the coding sequence ATGCACAGCACCCAACCTGTCCTCATCACCGCGGCCACGGGGCGTCAGGGCGGAGCGACCGCCCGGGCGCTGCTGGCCGGAGGCGGAACCGCCGTGCGCGTGTTGGTACGCAATCCCGAAGCACCGAACGCCAAGGCGCTCGCGGCGGCGGGCGCGGAGGTGGTCGTCGGGGACCTGGACGACCCAGCGTCCTTGCGCGCCGCCTGCGCGGGGGTGCGGGCGGTCTTCTCGATGCAGGCGCCCATCGTCTCAGCGACGGGGATCGACTTCAGCAAGGAGCTTCAACAAGGGAAGAACCTCGTCGAGGCCGCGCTCGCCGAAGGTGTCGAGACGTTCGTGCACACCGCGACCTCCGGCGTCGGCGACCACCGCAACGTCGAGGGCTGGGCGGAGGGCCGCTGGAAGGCGCACGAGACCTATTGGGAGAACAAGCTCGCCACCTGCGACCTCGTGCGCACCGCGGGGTTCAAGCATTGGACCGTCATCCTGCCCGCCACCTTCATGGATCATTCGATGCTGGATCCCGCAGGCTTCGTGGATGGGCGAACCTTGCTCACGGTGGTTCATCCCGAGCGCCCCCTCGCGCTGGTCGCGCCGGAAGACATTGGCCAGGCAGCAGCGGCGGCGATCAACGACCCCGCGACCTTCAACGGGGTGACGCTGCAACTCGCGAGTGACTTGCTCACGCTGCCGCAGATCGCCGAGGTCCTCTCGCGCGTCGATGGCAAGGCGTACGACGTCAAGTCCGGCACGGTCGAAGAGGCCGTCGCGGCCGGACTGCACCCCGGCGTGGCGCAAGGCATGACGTACTTGAACGTCGCCCCAGTGCTGGCACGGCCTGAGCTCGCGCGTTCCTACGGCCTGTCCCCCATGAGCTTCGAGACCTGGGCGCGGGAGCGTCGCGTCGGCACAGGTCCGAAAGACGTGTGA